The Juglans regia cultivar Chandler chromosome 1, Walnut 2.0, whole genome shotgun sequence nucleotide sequence atgaaatctaaattttaaaatttgttttttaaattaaattataccacataattattttattaaatattattgttggcttgaaaatattattttttaaatatactctCACCCTAGTGCtagtagaaaataataaataaatagtacaaAGTAGTAAGTTTATTATTATCCATTGCTTAAATAACATGTCAGCTTAAAAAATACTACTTTACCCTCCCATTTGTACCGCTCTATTTGACCATTTagcaaaaaaaaacttttttttacttagtgattaagaatatgattttaagtatatttatatattttttttaatttttaaaaatatttaaatatattaaaaattatatatatataaaaaatgcacACGGTAAGAGTGGGCAGGATAGTAGCCCcacccaataattaaaacacacaaaatcaaaataaaacctaaaataaatatttaaaaaatattattttattaaatatatcatttctctaaattatTAGCCTCTGCAAAGTCAACAATCACTATGCCTCTTGGCCTCAACAGACAACAGTCCAACACGATCTACCAAACCCTCCTCGCCAACCACCACCTGCGTTGGATTCACATGCATTTAACAACTAAAATGAGGATCATACGAAGCTGCATTGCTTTTAATGCTCCTGACCACACATAATTCAAACTgtttaagttttatttaaaaaaaatacaaataacaaataaaagtattgCACACGTGACGCCATAAAGATTCGGTACAACCCCGCTTACGTGTTCCCACGTGAAGCCACTGATCACCTAAAAACCCGCATTTCGTAAATTTGTTACTCTTTCTCCGGTAAATAcgattctattttgttttaaaaaaattatatcatattaacataatttaatttaaaaaataaattttaaattttaaattttataaatcaaattatatcatgtcaaTAATATGCAATATAAAGAATTAAGacctttataaataatacttgaATCATTTGAAGACAATCTAAAAGatctaaaagaaattttttatccacaaaaaaatcttataaaaaaaatttataaattaatatgattcgacataatatgtattttatttattaaattacaattttttgaataatattaattatttaataaataattaaatgtttCTATTTTCAATACTCCATTGTGCCATAgttatattagaaaaaaaattttgaaaattgatatggattatcGTGATATTAAAAatgaggaaattttttttactaaattataatttatttgaataatatgaaatatttaataaataattaagtacTCACAAATAGTTTCTATCTACTCTACAAAACTCccctaaaattatattagaaatCGAAGGACGTGATACCCTTGGATGCAAAAATTCTGAATGAGAGATCAGTTTACTAGATCCGttattttcaaccaaaaaaaataaaaaagtttactAGATCCGTTGCTGACCTTACACGTGTAATGTCCCAAAAGtcacaaatataaaaagagttttgttagtcattatctatatatactatatacattttttttttaaaaaaaaattagtttattttcataaattaattaagttttttaacttattacatatttgataaaaatgataaaaaaataaaataaaaaatatgatatataatatatagggatgatgaatagaattttacttttaaaattcgGTATAAAATTTCGGATCTACTTCACCAATCGGCATCTTGGCTCTCGATTCTTGGCATCTTCATAAGATCCCCACAACTAGCATTCTGATCCAACGGTTACTATCGAGTCTCGCCTCCACTAACCTCCCCCATAAATCCTTCCACAGACCTCCTCGTCCTCCCTCGTATTCATTCGTACCCCACACCACAGAACCCAAAACCTAAAAAGACAAGAAGGAGAGCTCTCAGACTCCAAAACTTCGAAATGAACGTGTTGGAGTCTCCTCTCGAAGCTCTCGCTCTTAACTATCTGAGCCTTGGCGTCCTCACCGTCGTCAATAATCTATGGACGTGGGTCGCCGTCATAACCGCCGCATTCGGCTTCTGGAGGATTAGAACCGCCGGCGGTTCCACCGTATCTGCTGCCTTGCTGAAATCCGCCGACTCTCCGCCTCCTCATCGCAATGATCGAAGCTCAAGCCGGTCTGAGCCGGTTCCCGACGTGTCGTCTGATGAGGCAACAGCTCCAGTACTTCCAGCTCCTGCCCCGGCAGTGGTGGTTGGAGAGGTTGAATTCGACGGAGGGACTAAGGGGGCCAAGTTTATTGCAGTGTATAAGGAGGAAGATGAGTGCAGTCATGAGCTAACGGCGGCGGCGGAGGAGGAGAATGAGTGGGATGAGAACGGCGTGGCTGACGTCGTTGAGTGTGGAGAGTGGTGGCCGGAGAGTTGGGagaaagtgttgaggatgaGAACGGGGGAGATGTGGTGGTACAGGTACCAGGACATGACGGTGTTAAACGGCAACGTCGTTAGATTATGGGAGGATTGAAGGAGAAGGGATGTAATTAGGTACAGCCCTCGCTGTCTTGCG carries:
- the LOC108981928 gene encoding uncharacterized protein LOC108981928, whose protein sequence is MNVLESPLEALALNYLSLGVLTVVNNLWTWVAVITAAFGFWRIRTAGGSTVSAALLKSADSPPPHRNDRSSSRSEPVPDVSSDEATAPVLPAPAPAVVVGEVEFDGGTKGAKFIAVYKEEDECSHELTAAAEEENEWDENGVADVVECGEWWPESWEKVLRMRTGEMWWYRYQDMTVLNGNVVRLWED